A single Cannabis sativa cultivar Pink pepper isolate KNU-18-1 chromosome 7, ASM2916894v1, whole genome shotgun sequence DNA region contains:
- the LOC115697723 gene encoding probable E3 ubiquitin-protein ligase RHC2A, which produces MDLARTSYWCYRCSQFISVGIQVPVQDTVLCPHCGGGFVEEMQNPTPTRSPNHNRFLAAAMYPDHAPNPESRRYGQRLRRSQRSSRDRSPFNPVIVLRGTAEGGGAGGDVREQSNGTDRSNFELYYDDGVGTSLRPLPPSISEFFMGSGFDRLLDQLSQLEINGVGRMDHPPASKAAIESMPIIKIVANHISTELHCAVCKEEFELNSEAREMPCKHIYHTDCILPWLSLRNSCPVCRHQLPTDVHGCPRNSPESADGVGDEETMDLIIWRLPGGGFAVGRFTGGRRAAERELPIVYTEMDGGFNTSGAPMRIAFQSSGSMSRERGRVGRAFHNFFSFFGRLRRSSSRSSAAPNLSRRSLSSTIFSRARRSRRWTLDDS; this is translated from the coding sequence ATGGATTTGGCACGAACATCATATTGGTGCTATAGATGCAGTCAATTCATTAGCGTAGGAATTCAGGTTCCGGTCCAAGATACCGTACTTTGTCCCCATTGCGGTGGCGGATTCGTTGAAGAAATGCAGAACCCGACCCCAACTAGATCTCCTAACCATAATCGGTTTCTGGCGGCTGCTATGTACCCCGACCACGCCCCCAATCCAGAGAGTCGTAGATATGGCCAAAGGCTGCGCCGTAGCCAAAGAAGTAGCCGTGACCGCTCGCCTTTTAACCCTGTTATTGTCCTTCGTGGCACTGCTGAGGGTGGTGGGGCCGGAGGCGACGTCAGAGAACAAAGCAATGGTACTGATCGAAGTAACTTTGAGCTGTATTACGATGATGGTGTTGGAACGAGTCTGCGGCCCCTACCTCCCAGCATTTCTGAATTTTTTATGGGTTCAGGATTTGACCGCCTTTTGGATCAATTGTCACAGTTAGAGATCAATGGGGTGGGGAGAATGGATCATCCTCCAGCATCTAAAGCTGCCATTGAGTCCATGCCCATTATAAAGATTGTGGCTAACCACATATCCACAGAACTTCACTGTGCTGTTTGTAAGGAGGAATTTGAACTCAATTCAGAAGCTCGAGAGATGCCCTGCAAGCATATCTACCACACAGACTGTATCCTTCCATGGCTTTCACTCCGTAATTCTTGCCCTGTGTGTCGCCATCAACTGCCCACTGATGTGCATGGGTGTCCTAGAAACTCCCCAGAGTCTGCTGATGGGGTTGGAGATGAAGAAACTATGGATTTAATAATATGGAGGCTTCCGGGTGGTGGTTTTGCTGTTGGGAGGTTTACAGGTGGTAGGCGAGCCGCTGAGCGCGAGCTTCCTATCGTTTACACTGAAATGGATGGTGGTTTCAATACCTCTGGTGCTCCAATGAGGATTGCATTTCAGTCTAGTGGAAGTATGTCAAGGGAGAGGGGCCGAGTGGGGCGAgcatttcacaattttttctcattttttgggAGGCTCAGAAGGTCATCCTCTCGGTCTAGTGCTGCACCGAATCTGTCTCGAAGGAGTCTTTCTAGTACCATTTTCAGTAGAGCAAGGCGCAGCCGACGCTGGACATTGGATGATAGCTAA